Proteins encoded within one genomic window of Brassica rapa cultivar Chiifu-401-42 chromosome A09, CAAS_Brap_v3.01, whole genome shotgun sequence:
- the LOC103837153 gene encoding F-box/kelch-repeat protein At5g26960: MSESCNSRHFSWLMKSCLPNPSDAKSLVPIHHHANPPATVTPISSLPDDLLLECLSRVPSSSIPSLTAVCRRWSRLLLSPYFLHLRRRLGLLRHSLFAISAVDSGLFAAVLQLQSDVPSWRVSLAVCNDGGQGSLSHARAAAIGPRIYVVSRNAVLRYDSWTGTVAVRSPMIFPRKKFAIAVVSGKIYVAGGGGGSEVTAAVEEYDPERNRWEVVTHAARKRYGCIGAAVDGVFYVIGGLKIGNETSVTSRGTAAHVYASSMDLFDVRSRQWLRSRSVPGGGCVVAACAAVGHVYVLSSHAVELSFWRFDARRGGGGGFGEWTRLKSPPLPAQVRLDGTVRFSCVGVEDKVAVVQVVGCIDDLLRRSGRSERGLRESLVLLYDTVDGEWRRAADLPEMITRAACACVEW, from the coding sequence ATGTCAGAGAGCTGCAACTCCCGGCACTTCTCATGGCTCATGAAATCTTGCTTACCCAATCCCTCCGACGCCAAATCACTCGTTCCCATCCACCACCACGCGAATCCTCCGGCCACCGTCACGCCGATCTCTTCTCTGCCTGACGATTTGTTGCTCGAGTGTCTCTCCAGAGTCCCTTCCTCTTCCATTCCTTCTCTCACCGCCGTGTGCCGCCGCTGGTCTCGCCTCCTCCTCTCTCCCTACTTCCTCCACCTCCGCCGTCGTCTAGGCCTCCTCCGGCATTCTCTTTTCGCCATCTCCGCCGTCGATTCCGGACTTTTCGCCGCGGTTTTGCAGCTTCAGTCTGATGTTCCGTCGTGGAGAGTCTCACTCGCTGTCTGCAACGACGGCGGTCAGGGGAGTCTTTCTCACGCGCGTGCGGCGGCGATTGGACCGAGGATTTACGTCGTTAGTAGAAATGCGGTTTTGAGATACGATTCGTGGACGGGGACTGTTGCCGTGAGGTCGCCGATGATTTTCCCTCGGAAGAAGTTCGCGATCGCCGTCGTTTCCGGGAAGATCTACGTTgctggtggaggtggtggttcTGAAGTCACGGCGGCGGTGGAAGAGTACGATCCGGAGAGAAACCGCTGGGAGGTGGTGACTCACGCGGCGAGGAAGAGATACGGATGCATCGGAGCAGCCGTTGACGGAGTTTTCTACGTGATCGGAGGTTTGAAGATCGGAAACGAGACGTCGGTGACGTCACGCGGCACGGCGGCGCACGTTTACGCGAGCTCTATGGATCTCTTCGACGTGAGATCGCGTCAGTGGCTGAGGAGCCGTTCCGTTCCCGGAGGTGGATGCGTGGTCGCGGCTTGCGCGGCGGTGGGACACGTGTACGTGCTGAGCAGCCACGCGGTGGAGCTCTCGTTCTGGCGATTCGACGCGCGTCGCGGGGGAGGCGGTGGATTCGGGGAATGGACGAGGCTGAAGAGTCCGCCGTTGCCGGCGCAGGTGAGGTTAGACGGGACGGTGAGGTTCAGCTGCGTCGGCGTGGAGGATAAAGTGGCGGTGGTTCAGGTGGTGGGGTGCATTGACGATTTGCTGCGACGGAGTGGGAGGAGCGAGAGGGGGCTGAGAGAGAGCCTTGTGTTGTTGTACGATACGGTGGATGGAGAGTGGAGGAGAGCGGCGGATCTACCGGAAATGATTACACGCGCCGCGTGCGCGTGTGTGGAGTGGTAG
- the LOC103837147 gene encoding calmodulin-binding protein 60 G isoform X2 → MNVIVGEELDHRLNQRPYLFSSWSQTERSRSETPSSRSRLKLRFINSPRSSIFTGAKIETEDGSPVAIELVDTATNARVVSGPLSSCRVEIVPLKAHFTEESWTVDEFKRYIEKQREGKPPLLTGDVTVTLENGVGVIAGDVAFSDNSSWTWSRMFRLGARLTGGEAVEARSEAFNCKDQRGESYRKHYPPSPNDEVWRLKNIAKGGVSAKRLAEQEIYTVKDLLRWYAVCPNELYNILGRETKSGRISKRKWEAIVSHAMQCVLDETERYIYNANALDGSLIFNSVYEVIKVSLSDGTFRNPDEVPTYQLDKLKKEAYRDLTLLKTFVEHPQRSLQCTPNPGYGIACPELQHNNFQGTSDPSGSMSSLYFTAANSTIQPESFENSPDMTFHIDRNLLQRNSFRISEHDHDAQTLATRGYIENEEDDHENTFTYHQGMSSNLSTGAADWEQQMYNSLSVSVFGTEEAGTYNVRFTNTAGSPRARWCKIKAAFKIREVWKQAAARNRGKACVAY, encoded by the exons ATGAACGTGATC GTCGGAGAGGAGCTTGATCATCGTCTTAATCAACGACCTTATCTCTTTTCGTCGTGGTCCCAAACCGAACGCTCACGTTCGGAAACGCCGTCGTCGCGTTCACGTCTCAAGCTGCGGTTCATCAACTCGCCGCGATCTTCCATATTCACGGGAGCCAAGATCGAAACCGAGGACGGTTCTcccgtagcgatcgagctcgtGGACACAGCCACGAACGCTCGAGTCGTTTCGGGACCGCTCTCATCTTGTCGGGTGGAGATCGTGCCGCTTAAAGCTCACTTCACGGAGGAAAGCTGGACCGTTGACGAGTTCAAACGCTATATTGAGAAGCAGCGTGAAGGCAAACCTCCGTTACTCACCGGAGATGTAACTGTCACGCTTGAAAACGGAGTCGGAGTGATAGCCGGAGACGTCGCGTTCTCGGATAACTCGAGTTGGACTTGGAGTAGGATGTTCCGGTTAGGTGCTAGGTTAACCGGTGGTGAAGCCGTGGAGGCAAGGAGTGAAGCTTTTAACTGTAAAGACCAACGTGGAGAAT CTTATAGAAAACATTACCCTCCGTCTCCCAATGACGAGGTTTGGAGACTGAAGAACATAGCTAAAGGTGGCGTTTCGGCAAAGCGTTTGGCTGAGCAGGAGATTTATACCGTCAAGGATTTACTCCGTTGGTATGCCGTATGTCCAAATGAGTTATACAAC ATACTTGGTAGAGAGACAAAGTCAGGAAGGATCTCAAAGAGAAAATGGGAAGCAATTGTATCCCACGCCATGCAATGCGTTTTGGACGAAACAGAGCGTTACATCTACAACGCAAACGCTCTTGATGGATCGCTTATATTCAACTCTGTCTATGAAGTGATCAAAGTGTCCTTAAGTGATGGCACGTTTCGAAACCCTGATGAGGTACCCACCTATCAGCTGGACAAGTTAAAGAAAGAAGCTTATAGAGACCTTACCCTCTTAAAGACCTTTGTGGAACATCCACAAAGATCCTTGCAATGCACGCCAAATCCCGGATATGGCATCGCATGTCCTGAGTTGCAGCACAACAACTTTCAAG GAACTTCGGATCCATCAGGCTCTATGAGTTCTCTTTACTTCACAGCTGCAAACTCTACCATCCAACCAGAGAGTTTTGAGAACTCACCAGACATGACGTTTCATATCGACCGGAATTTATTACAGAGAAACAGCTTCAGGATAAGTGAACACGACCACGATGCACAAACTTTAGCCACGAGAGGGTATATCGAGAACGAAGAGGACGATCATGAGAATACTTTTACTTATCATCAGGGCATGTCCTCGAACTTGTCAACTGGTGCGGCGGATTGGGAGCAACAAATGTATAATAGTTTGTCTGTTAGCGTGTTTGGCACGGAAGAAGCTGGAACGTATAATGTTCGTTTTACAAACACTGCGGGGTCTCCACGAGCCAGGTGGTGCAAGATTAAGGCAGCTTTCAAAATTCGAGAAGTCTGGAAACAGGCAGCTGCCAGAAACCGAGGGAAGGCTTGCGTAGCGTACTAG
- the LOC103837147 gene encoding calmodulin-binding protein 60 G isoform X1, whose translation MRNILNLHGTSGHNNVLKAHRFTFKNDHQLTMVMENMFRRVVGEELDHRLNQRPYLFSSWSQTERSRSETPSSRSRLKLRFINSPRSSIFTGAKIETEDGSPVAIELVDTATNARVVSGPLSSCRVEIVPLKAHFTEESWTVDEFKRYIEKQREGKPPLLTGDVTVTLENGVGVIAGDVAFSDNSSWTWSRMFRLGARLTGGEAVEARSEAFNCKDQRGESYRKHYPPSPNDEVWRLKNIAKGGVSAKRLAEQEIYTVKDLLRWYAVCPNELYNILGRETKSGRISKRKWEAIVSHAMQCVLDETERYIYNANALDGSLIFNSVYEVIKVSLSDGTFRNPDEVPTYQLDKLKKEAYRDLTLLKTFVEHPQRSLQCTPNPGYGIACPELQHNNFQGTSDPSGSMSSLYFTAANSTIQPESFENSPDMTFHIDRNLLQRNSFRISEHDHDAQTLATRGYIENEEDDHENTFTYHQGMSSNLSTGAADWEQQMYNSLSVSVFGTEEAGTYNVRFTNTAGSPRARWCKIKAAFKIREVWKQAAARNRGKACVAY comes from the exons ATGCGAAACATTCTTAATTTGCATGGGACTAGTGGGCACAATAATGTTTTAAAAGCTCATAGATTCACATTCAAGAA TGATCATCAACTCACCATGGTTATGGAGAACATGTTCAGAAGAGTT GTCGGAGAGGAGCTTGATCATCGTCTTAATCAACGACCTTATCTCTTTTCGTCGTGGTCCCAAACCGAACGCTCACGTTCGGAAACGCCGTCGTCGCGTTCACGTCTCAAGCTGCGGTTCATCAACTCGCCGCGATCTTCCATATTCACGGGAGCCAAGATCGAAACCGAGGACGGTTCTcccgtagcgatcgagctcgtGGACACAGCCACGAACGCTCGAGTCGTTTCGGGACCGCTCTCATCTTGTCGGGTGGAGATCGTGCCGCTTAAAGCTCACTTCACGGAGGAAAGCTGGACCGTTGACGAGTTCAAACGCTATATTGAGAAGCAGCGTGAAGGCAAACCTCCGTTACTCACCGGAGATGTAACTGTCACGCTTGAAAACGGAGTCGGAGTGATAGCCGGAGACGTCGCGTTCTCGGATAACTCGAGTTGGACTTGGAGTAGGATGTTCCGGTTAGGTGCTAGGTTAACCGGTGGTGAAGCCGTGGAGGCAAGGAGTGAAGCTTTTAACTGTAAAGACCAACGTGGAGAAT CTTATAGAAAACATTACCCTCCGTCTCCCAATGACGAGGTTTGGAGACTGAAGAACATAGCTAAAGGTGGCGTTTCGGCAAAGCGTTTGGCTGAGCAGGAGATTTATACCGTCAAGGATTTACTCCGTTGGTATGCCGTATGTCCAAATGAGTTATACAAC ATACTTGGTAGAGAGACAAAGTCAGGAAGGATCTCAAAGAGAAAATGGGAAGCAATTGTATCCCACGCCATGCAATGCGTTTTGGACGAAACAGAGCGTTACATCTACAACGCAAACGCTCTTGATGGATCGCTTATATTCAACTCTGTCTATGAAGTGATCAAAGTGTCCTTAAGTGATGGCACGTTTCGAAACCCTGATGAGGTACCCACCTATCAGCTGGACAAGTTAAAGAAAGAAGCTTATAGAGACCTTACCCTCTTAAAGACCTTTGTGGAACATCCACAAAGATCCTTGCAATGCACGCCAAATCCCGGATATGGCATCGCATGTCCTGAGTTGCAGCACAACAACTTTCAAG GAACTTCGGATCCATCAGGCTCTATGAGTTCTCTTTACTTCACAGCTGCAAACTCTACCATCCAACCAGAGAGTTTTGAGAACTCACCAGACATGACGTTTCATATCGACCGGAATTTATTACAGAGAAACAGCTTCAGGATAAGTGAACACGACCACGATGCACAAACTTTAGCCACGAGAGGGTATATCGAGAACGAAGAGGACGATCATGAGAATACTTTTACTTATCATCAGGGCATGTCCTCGAACTTGTCAACTGGTGCGGCGGATTGGGAGCAACAAATGTATAATAGTTTGTCTGTTAGCGTGTTTGGCACGGAAGAAGCTGGAACGTATAATGTTCGTTTTACAAACACTGCGGGGTCTCCACGAGCCAGGTGGTGCAAGATTAAGGCAGCTTTCAAAATTCGAGAAGTCTGGAAACAGGCAGCTGCCAGAAACCGAGGGAAGGCTTGCGTAGCGTACTAG
- the LOC103837147 gene encoding calmodulin-binding protein 60 G isoform X3, which translates to MVMENMFRRVVGEELDHRLNQRPYLFSSWSQTERSRSETPSSRSRLKLRFINSPRSSIFTGAKIETEDGSPVAIELVDTATNARVVSGPLSSCRVEIVPLKAHFTEESWTVDEFKRYIEKQREGKPPLLTGDVTVTLENGVGVIAGDVAFSDNSSWTWSRMFRLGARLTGGEAVEARSEAFNCKDQRGESYRKHYPPSPNDEVWRLKNIAKGGVSAKRLAEQEIYTVKDLLRWYAVCPNELYNILGRETKSGRISKRKWEAIVSHAMQCVLDETERYIYNANALDGSLIFNSVYEVIKVSLSDGTFRNPDEVPTYQLDKLKKEAYRDLTLLKTFVEHPQRSLQCTPNPGYGIACPELQHNNFQGTSDPSGSMSSLYFTAANSTIQPESFENSPDMTFHIDRNLLQRNSFRISEHDHDAQTLATRGYIENEEDDHENTFTYHQGMSSNLSTGAADWEQQMYNSLSVSVFGTEEAGTYNVRFTNTAGSPRARWCKIKAAFKIREVWKQAAARNRGKACVAY; encoded by the exons ATGGTTATGGAGAACATGTTCAGAAGAGTT GTCGGAGAGGAGCTTGATCATCGTCTTAATCAACGACCTTATCTCTTTTCGTCGTGGTCCCAAACCGAACGCTCACGTTCGGAAACGCCGTCGTCGCGTTCACGTCTCAAGCTGCGGTTCATCAACTCGCCGCGATCTTCCATATTCACGGGAGCCAAGATCGAAACCGAGGACGGTTCTcccgtagcgatcgagctcgtGGACACAGCCACGAACGCTCGAGTCGTTTCGGGACCGCTCTCATCTTGTCGGGTGGAGATCGTGCCGCTTAAAGCTCACTTCACGGAGGAAAGCTGGACCGTTGACGAGTTCAAACGCTATATTGAGAAGCAGCGTGAAGGCAAACCTCCGTTACTCACCGGAGATGTAACTGTCACGCTTGAAAACGGAGTCGGAGTGATAGCCGGAGACGTCGCGTTCTCGGATAACTCGAGTTGGACTTGGAGTAGGATGTTCCGGTTAGGTGCTAGGTTAACCGGTGGTGAAGCCGTGGAGGCAAGGAGTGAAGCTTTTAACTGTAAAGACCAACGTGGAGAAT CTTATAGAAAACATTACCCTCCGTCTCCCAATGACGAGGTTTGGAGACTGAAGAACATAGCTAAAGGTGGCGTTTCGGCAAAGCGTTTGGCTGAGCAGGAGATTTATACCGTCAAGGATTTACTCCGTTGGTATGCCGTATGTCCAAATGAGTTATACAAC ATACTTGGTAGAGAGACAAAGTCAGGAAGGATCTCAAAGAGAAAATGGGAAGCAATTGTATCCCACGCCATGCAATGCGTTTTGGACGAAACAGAGCGTTACATCTACAACGCAAACGCTCTTGATGGATCGCTTATATTCAACTCTGTCTATGAAGTGATCAAAGTGTCCTTAAGTGATGGCACGTTTCGAAACCCTGATGAGGTACCCACCTATCAGCTGGACAAGTTAAAGAAAGAAGCTTATAGAGACCTTACCCTCTTAAAGACCTTTGTGGAACATCCACAAAGATCCTTGCAATGCACGCCAAATCCCGGATATGGCATCGCATGTCCTGAGTTGCAGCACAACAACTTTCAAG GAACTTCGGATCCATCAGGCTCTATGAGTTCTCTTTACTTCACAGCTGCAAACTCTACCATCCAACCAGAGAGTTTTGAGAACTCACCAGACATGACGTTTCATATCGACCGGAATTTATTACAGAGAAACAGCTTCAGGATAAGTGAACACGACCACGATGCACAAACTTTAGCCACGAGAGGGTATATCGAGAACGAAGAGGACGATCATGAGAATACTTTTACTTATCATCAGGGCATGTCCTCGAACTTGTCAACTGGTGCGGCGGATTGGGAGCAACAAATGTATAATAGTTTGTCTGTTAGCGTGTTTGGCACGGAAGAAGCTGGAACGTATAATGTTCGTTTTACAAACACTGCGGGGTCTCCACGAGCCAGGTGGTGCAAGATTAAGGCAGCTTTCAAAATTCGAGAAGTCTGGAAACAGGCAGCTGCCAGAAACCGAGGGAAGGCTTGCGTAGCGTACTAG
- the LOC103837152 gene encoding salicylate/benzoate carboxyl methyltransferase isoform X1, with protein MIVYANLTWMYAVNYVYVYKCDRYRCDGKSENEMNNGDEDSKYPLVSILSMRGGDGHNSYSTNSLLQRRVLSMTKPILVKNTKEMMKNLDFPKCLKLADLGCSSGQNTFTVMSDIVNTIIALCEESNKNPLEIDCCLNDLSGNDFNMTFKFLTFFNDKLTSKIPCFVSGVPGSFYSRLFPRKSLHFVHSNYSLHYLSKAPDGLEKNKMSVYITGSSLPSEHKAYLNQFQKDFTTFLRMRSEEMVSNGRMVLTLIGRKTLDDPLYRDCCHWLTLLSDSLRDLVFEGLVSASKVSSFKVPFYDPNGDEVKELIRNEGSFMVNDLETHIFDLGLSNEEYGLQSDRAKAGEKEANCIRAVTETMLVAHFGDAINIATLFEKYAHHVSQHASCKNKTSVSLVVSLIRK; from the exons ATGATTGTATATGCTAATTTGACATGGATGTATGCAGTTAACTATGTATATGTCTATAAATGTGATCGATACAGGTGTGATGGGAAGAGTGAAAATGAGATGAATAACGGGGATGAAGATAGTAAATACCCTCTTGTGAGTATTTTAAGTATGCGAGGAGGAGATGGACACAATAGCTACTCCACCAACTCTCTTCTTCAG AGAAGAGTTTTATCAATGACCAAGCCCATCCTGGTTAAAAACACTAAAGAAATGATGAAAAACTTGGACTTTCCTAAATGCCTTAAACTAGCCGATTTGGGCTGTTCTTCAGGACAGAACACGTTCACGGTCATGTCTGATATCGTTAACACAATCATTGCGTTATGTGAAGAAAGCAACAAAAACCCTCTAGAGATAGATTGTTGTCTGAACGATCTCTCTGGTAATGATTTCAACATGACATTCAAGTTCCTAACCTTCTTCAACGATAAGCTCACAAGCAAAATACCATGCTTTGTCTCTGGAGTACCTGGTTCCTTTTACTCAAGGCTCTTTCCTCGCAAGAGTCTCCATTTCGTTCATTCAAACTACAGTCTTCATTACCTCTCTAAG GCTCCCGACGGACTTGAGAAGAACAAGATGAGTGTGTACATAACAGGTTCAAGTCTTCCAAGTGAACACAAGGCTTACCTGAATCAGTTCCAGAAAGATTTTACGACATTTCTAAGAATGCGTTCTGAAGAAATGGTATCTAATGGACGCATGGTTCTCACATTAATCGGCAGGAAAACTCTTGATGATCCACTATACAGGGATTGTTGTCATTGGTTGACATTGTTATCCGATTCTCTGCGTGACCTAGTCTTCGAG GGTCTTGTGAGTGCATCAAAGGTGAGTTCGTTCAAGGTGCCGTTTTATGATCCTAACGGAGACGAAGTGAAAGAACTAATTAGAAATGAGGGTTCATTCATGGTAAACGACTTGGAGACACATATATTTGATCTCGGTCTTAGTAACGAAGAATATGGCTTGCAATCAGATAGAGCAAAAGCAGGGGAAAAAGAAGCTAATTGCATAAGAGCAGTGACTGAAACAATGCTTGTAGCTCACTTTGGAGATGCCATTAATATCGCTACATTGTTTGAAAAATATGCACATCATGTGTCGCAGCATGCCAGCTGCAAGAACAAAACGTCTGTCAGTCTAGTCGTTTCGCTGATTcggaaataa
- the LOC103837152 gene encoding salicylate/benzoate carboxyl methyltransferase isoform X2: protein MTSRFIRSISSSRCDGKSENEMNNGDEDSKYPLVSILSMRGGDGHNSYSTNSLLQRRVLSMTKPILVKNTKEMMKNLDFPKCLKLADLGCSSGQNTFTVMSDIVNTIIALCEESNKNPLEIDCCLNDLSGNDFNMTFKFLTFFNDKLTSKIPCFVSGVPGSFYSRLFPRKSLHFVHSNYSLHYLSKAPDGLEKNKMSVYITGSSLPSEHKAYLNQFQKDFTTFLRMRSEEMVSNGRMVLTLIGRKTLDDPLYRDCCHWLTLLSDSLRDLVFEGLVSASKVSSFKVPFYDPNGDEVKELIRNEGSFMVNDLETHIFDLGLSNEEYGLQSDRAKAGEKEANCIRAVTETMLVAHFGDAINIATLFEKYAHHVSQHASCKNKTSVSLVVSLIRK from the exons ATGACTTCAAGATTCATCCGTTCGATTTCTTCCTCAAG GTGTGATGGGAAGAGTGAAAATGAGATGAATAACGGGGATGAAGATAGTAAATACCCTCTTGTGAGTATTTTAAGTATGCGAGGAGGAGATGGACACAATAGCTACTCCACCAACTCTCTTCTTCAG AGAAGAGTTTTATCAATGACCAAGCCCATCCTGGTTAAAAACACTAAAGAAATGATGAAAAACTTGGACTTTCCTAAATGCCTTAAACTAGCCGATTTGGGCTGTTCTTCAGGACAGAACACGTTCACGGTCATGTCTGATATCGTTAACACAATCATTGCGTTATGTGAAGAAAGCAACAAAAACCCTCTAGAGATAGATTGTTGTCTGAACGATCTCTCTGGTAATGATTTCAACATGACATTCAAGTTCCTAACCTTCTTCAACGATAAGCTCACAAGCAAAATACCATGCTTTGTCTCTGGAGTACCTGGTTCCTTTTACTCAAGGCTCTTTCCTCGCAAGAGTCTCCATTTCGTTCATTCAAACTACAGTCTTCATTACCTCTCTAAG GCTCCCGACGGACTTGAGAAGAACAAGATGAGTGTGTACATAACAGGTTCAAGTCTTCCAAGTGAACACAAGGCTTACCTGAATCAGTTCCAGAAAGATTTTACGACATTTCTAAGAATGCGTTCTGAAGAAATGGTATCTAATGGACGCATGGTTCTCACATTAATCGGCAGGAAAACTCTTGATGATCCACTATACAGGGATTGTTGTCATTGGTTGACATTGTTATCCGATTCTCTGCGTGACCTAGTCTTCGAG GGTCTTGTGAGTGCATCAAAGGTGAGTTCGTTCAAGGTGCCGTTTTATGATCCTAACGGAGACGAAGTGAAAGAACTAATTAGAAATGAGGGTTCATTCATGGTAAACGACTTGGAGACACATATATTTGATCTCGGTCTTAGTAACGAAGAATATGGCTTGCAATCAGATAGAGCAAAAGCAGGGGAAAAAGAAGCTAATTGCATAAGAGCAGTGACTGAAACAATGCTTGTAGCTCACTTTGGAGATGCCATTAATATCGCTACATTGTTTGAAAAATATGCACATCATGTGTCGCAGCATGCCAGCTGCAAGAACAAAACGTCTGTCAGTCTAGTCGTTTCGCTGATTcggaaataa
- the LOC103837151 gene encoding GATA transcription factor 23, translated as MEGEKETVRCCSDCKTTKTPMWRGGPSGPKSLCNACGIRFMRQRRTELLGIRIIHTHKAYKKINPSLLSSHGSAGLKKQRRSLKEEEQAALCLLLLSCSSVFV; from the exons ATGGAAGGAGAGAAGGAGACAGTTAGGTGTTGCAGTGATTGCAAGACCACCAAGACACCAATGTGGAGAGGTGGACCATCTGGTCCCAAG TCTCTTTGCAATGCATGTGGGATAAGATTCATGAGACAGAGACGAACCGAGTTATTGGGTATTCGTATTATTCATACCCACAAAGCCTACAAGAAGATAAACCCATCGTTATTATCATCACATGGTAGCGCGGGTTTGAAGAAACAACGGCGGAGTCTAAAGGAGGAAGAACAAGCTGCTCTGTGTCTACTATTATTGTCTTGTAGCTCTGTTTTCGtctga